One Triticum dicoccoides isolate Atlit2015 ecotype Zavitan chromosome 4B, WEW_v2.0, whole genome shotgun sequence genomic window carries:
- the LOC119294978 gene encoding uncharacterized protein LOC119294978: MKYKREEPDQGKRSKALTDEQKLEAANAKGTTYQVGKHDGSSIYHTEKWLIDPLKEDKRSFPERPELMMVLIWLSRLWGHLSKNAVALSDTSGVQRGLSNESLNLNVKKNLLVAGIQPRNAPSEHHGLERLELAKGQNVAQQHTASTFIFCPERSTADLWYWEVLHQKLEQKDESPIGGSGFSMRKSGVASRTEDELCYGEPRSRVPVALGTDNGKVPEIMKRRGISRETDRMDARNKKAKLMVAEHEQRHRVDSSTQGSHASTMDEADSNTDILTNVHFMARNKAMSMHFVKCDPEGTAYVTFAD, from the exons ATGAAATATAAGCGAGAGGAGCCTGATCAGGGGAAGAGGAGTAAGGCACTCACGGATGAGCAAAAATTGGAAGCTGCTAATGCCAAAGGAACTACATATCAAGTTGGCAAACATGATGGATCTTCTATTTACCACACCGAGAAATGGCTTATTGACCCATTGAAAGAG GATAAGAGATCCTTTCCAGAAAGGCCTGAGCTCATGATGGTCTTAATATGGCTAAGCCGGCTCTGGGgtcacctcagcaaaaatgctgtagCACTATCTGATACTTCCGGTGTGCAACGCGGGTTATCTAATGAGAGTCTGAACCTGAATGTTAAGAAAAATCTTCTGGTTGCTGGAATCCAACCTAGAAATGCTCCTAGT GAGCATCATGGTCTTGAGAGGCTTGAATTAGCTAAAGGACAAAATGTGGCCCAGCAACACACCGCTTCAACCTTTATCTTTTGTCCAGAAAGGTCGACTGCTGACCTGTGGTATTGGGAGGTGTTGCATCAGAAG TTAGAACAGAAAGACGAGAGCCCaataggtggcagtggtttctccatgAGGAAGTCTGGTGTAGCTTCAAGGACTGAAG ATGAACTCTGTTATGGTGAGCCCAGAAGCAGGGTGCCTGTGGCCTTGGGAACTGATAATGGCAAAGTGCCCGAAATCATGAAAAGGCGTGGCATCTCTAGAGAGACTGACAGAATGGATGCTCGCAATAAGAAGGCCAAGTTAATGGTTGCTGAGCATGAACAAAGACACCGTGTTGACTCAAGTACACAAG GTTCACATGCTAGCACAATGGACGAGGCTGACTCTAACACTGATATCCTGACAAAT GTGCATTTCATGGCAAGGAACAAAGCAATGTCGATGCATTTTGTGAAGTGCGACCCTGAAGG GACTGCATATGTTACTTTTGCTGACTAG